Below is a window of Planococcus rifietoensis DNA.
GACAGCGGAACGAGTGGAAGAACAGCGCGGGTTGTCGGGCGTCCAGAAATTATACGGGCTCGGCATGAGAGAAGCGAAAGTCTATGCTTTGATCGGCCCGCTGATGTACTTGGTTGTTATGGTCGTTATCGTGATGATCATCGGCTACGGCGGTATCCGTGTATCGGAAGGGTCGATGTCGACCGGATCCTTAGTCGCTTTTCTTCTGTATTTGTTCCAGATTGTTGTGCCGCTCGCTACGTTTGCGCGGTTCTTTACAGAGTTGCAAAAAGCCAGAGGGGCGACAGAACGCATTATCGATATTTTGGAACTGCCACGTGAAGAACAACATCGCGGCATCGAACTGGACATCACCGGCAAAACACTGCGCCTTGAAGACGTCAGTTTTGCATACGAAAACGGCGAGCCAGTGTTGCAGGGCGTGTCGTTTGAAGCGCGGCCTGGCCAGAAGATTGCGTTTGCTGGGCCGAGCGGTGGAGGCAAGACCACCATTTTCGGATTGATTGAGCGCTTTTACGAACCGACCGCCGGCACCATTACAATCGGTGATGTGCCGATTGGGGATGTGGCGATCGCTTCTTGGCGCGACCAGATCGGCTATGTATCACAGGAAAGTGCCATGATGGGCGGGACGATCCGTGCCAATCTGACTTATGGCTTGCCGGATGCGGACAGTTATGCAGATGAAGAGTTGTGGCGCGTCTCCCGCATGGCGTACGCTGAGGAATTCATCGCTTCGTTTCCGGACGGATTGGATACACAAGTCGGGGAGCGCGGCGTCAAATTGTCCGGTGGGCAAAGACAGCGCATTGCCATCGCCCGCGCATTTTTGCGCGATCCAAAATTATTGATGATGGACGAGGCGACAGCGAGCCTCGACAGCCAGTCGGAAGGCATCGTCGGCCAGGCGCTTGGCCGCTTAATGGAAGGGCGCACGACATTGGTCATCGCCCATCGGTTGTCGACAATCGTCGATGCCGATCAGATTGTCTTTATCGAAGGTGGTCGGGTCACCGGCATCGGGAACCACCGAGAACTGACCGGGAAGCATGCACTATACCGCGAATTCGCCGAGCAGCAATTAACCTAATGTTTTTTCTTGAGATTGACGCAACGTCAAGGTTTATGATGAAGTCATCAGGAGGTGGCGGTATGTATACCGTGCAGAAATTGGCAACGCTTGCCGGCGTGAGTGCGCGGACTTTGCGCTATTACGATTCGATCGGCTTATTGACGCCGCAAAAAAACGACTCCGGCTACCGGGTGTACGGAAGTGCAGAAATTGATCGTCTCCAGCTCATCTTATTTTACCGAGAGCTCGGTTTTGGGCTTCATGATATCGCGAAGCTGTTGGACGAGCCGGGTTTTGATGAAACCGAAGCATTGATCGGGCAGCGGGAACAATTGATGCGGGAACGCAGCCGCCTGGACCTTTTGATTACAAATGTGGAGAAAACGATTTCCACAAAACAAGGGGAGAGTCGAATGGCAGATCATGAAAAGTTCGAAGGATTCAAGAAGCAGCTGGTTGAGGGCAATGAAGCGGCTTACGGGAAAGAAATCCGCGAGAAATACGGCGACGCGGAAGTCGACCGTTCAAACGCCAAAATGCTCGGCATGGGCCAGGAACAATATGAAGCATTCAAACGCCTTGAGCAAGAGATACTGAAAAAGTTGGAGCATGCACTGAAAGAAGGCGAACCAGCGGGAACCGCGGGACAGGAAATTGCCGATTTACACCGACAGTGGCTGGGGTTTACATGGGGCAGCTATGAACCGAAAGCTCACGCTGGACTGGCGGAAATGTATGTCGCGGATGAACGCTTCGCAGCCTATTATGAAAAAGCCGGCGAAGGGGCAGCGAAATATTTGCGGGATGCGATCATTGCCTATACAGATCAGCAAGATGAATAAAAATGGGCCCGCTTGCTTGCGGGCTTTTTTTGGTTTCAATCGGCAAGGCGCGGGAATGGAAGTAAACAATAATAAGAGAAGATGGGGGTGGGGAAGATGCTGACAGTGATGAGCTTTAATATTGCATCAGGCAAGCGGATCGACGGAAAGCTGGATCTTGAACTAACGGCTCAGGCGATTGAACAAGGACAAGTGGATGTCGCTGGATTGCAGGAAGTGGACCGAAACTTTTCTTCCCGCAGCCGTTTTTGGGACCAGGCCAAATGGCTTTCCAACCGGCTTGGCATGCACATGGCGTACGGGCCGAATTTGGTTGACAGGGGAGCCGGAGGTGCACGGCCGAAGCGTGAATACGGCAACGCCATTTTGAGCCGCTATCCGATCCTGTCATTCCGCAACCATGATTTGAGCGCAGTCGAAGTCCATCCCGAAGAGTTCGAGCCGCGCGGGATGCTCGAAGCGATTATTGAAATGGAGGGGTTCCGGTTTTCTTTCTATAACACGCATCTATCGCTTATTGATGAGGAAGTGGACCGCAACTTGACGGAAATCATCGCCATCACTACCGATAATCCGCTGGCGCAAGTGCTGGTGGGGGATTTCAATGCTGCGCCATCCACCAAACATATCCAGCGATTTTCCAAGCATTTTTATAACGGGTTCGGTTCGGGACCTTATCCCGATACGTATAAAAAACAAGGCGACCACGGCCAAAAAATCGATTATATTTTCCACGATGCCCATTTTCAAGCATTGGAAGCGTGGACCATCGATACCGATGCATCGGATCATGTTCCAATTGTGGCAAAAATCAGAAATTTACAAAACTCTAACAATTTTTAACCTGTTTTTAACTTACAAAAGCGCCATCCTTGCTATAATGAAGGGGACAATTGCAGCTGCCACTGATTCGTTTCAACCAGAAAAGGAGATGGTCTCATGCACGGCGATGCCAGCAGGACACCAACAGTGAAAGTGATGTCGTTCAATATTGCCCATGGAATGGGCATGGATGGCGAAGTGGATTTAGAAAGAACCGCACAAGTGATTGAAGCATCGGGAGCTACCGTAGTGGCACTTCAGGAAGTCGACCGTTATTTTTCAGCCCGTAGTTTTTATATGGATCAGGTCGAATGGCTTTCTGAACGGCTCGGAATGTACGCCGCGTATGGCGCCAACCTGAACCAGGCACCGGATGATCCCGAACGCCCGAACCGCCAGTACGGCAATGCAACGTTAAGCCTTTATCCAATCAAGTACGCAGAAAACCATTTTTTGACGCAAGTCGTAACAGACATCTACAATAATGAGCAGCGAG
It encodes the following:
- a CDS encoding ABC transporter ATP-binding protein — protein: MESIQKKQSIKPFFTLLTSIKIPKWALVFGLATSLVTTIVGLLVPLLTRELVDGFSVEALSGGLIAALAAAFIVQAVINGVSIYLLSMVGQRIVAGLRERMWLHLLRLRVGYFDQHASGQTVSRVVNDTGIVRNLITDHFPNFVTGIITIIGAVAILLVLDWKMTLIMMLAVPLTIAIMIPLGRKMAKISRSLQDETAVFTGDVQQTLGEIRLMKSSTAERVEEQRGLSGVQKLYGLGMREAKVYALIGPLMYLVVMVVIVMIIGYGGIRVSEGSMSTGSLVAFLLYLFQIVVPLATFARFFTELQKARGATERIIDILELPREEQHRGIELDITGKTLRLEDVSFAYENGEPVLQGVSFEARPGQKIAFAGPSGGGKTTIFGLIERFYEPTAGTITIGDVPIGDVAIASWRDQIGYVSQESAMMGGTIRANLTYGLPDADSYADEELWRVSRMAYAEEFIASFPDGLDTQVGERGVKLSGGQRQRIAIARAFLRDPKLLMMDEATASLDSQSEGIVGQALGRLMEGRTTLVIAHRLSTIVDADQIVFIEGGRVTGIGNHRELTGKHALYREFAEQQLT
- a CDS encoding MerR family transcriptional regulator, which gives rise to MYTVQKLATLAGVSARTLRYYDSIGLLTPQKNDSGYRVYGSAEIDRLQLILFYRELGFGLHDIAKLLDEPGFDETEALIGQREQLMRERSRLDLLITNVEKTISTKQGESRMADHEKFEGFKKQLVEGNEAAYGKEIREKYGDAEVDRSNAKMLGMGQEQYEAFKRLEQEILKKLEHALKEGEPAGTAGQEIADLHRQWLGFTWGSYEPKAHAGLAEMYVADERFAAYYEKAGEGAAKYLRDAIIAYTDQQDE
- a CDS encoding endonuclease/exonuclease/phosphatase family protein; this translates as MLTVMSFNIASGKRIDGKLDLELTAQAIEQGQVDVAGLQEVDRNFSSRSRFWDQAKWLSNRLGMHMAYGPNLVDRGAGGARPKREYGNAILSRYPILSFRNHDLSAVEVHPEEFEPRGMLEAIIEMEGFRFSFYNTHLSLIDEEVDRNLTEIIAITTDNPLAQVLVGDFNAAPSTKHIQRFSKHFYNGFGSGPYPDTYKKQGDHGQKIDYIFHDAHFQALEAWTIDTDASDHVPIVAKIRNLQNSNNF